The region AATTAAGACattaaggcaaaaacaaaatccctGAGTTATGGGAGTTGAGGATATGGTAAACAACAGGAAGCTGTAGGATAGGAGTTGTAGAGTAATTCTGATCACATTCTATATTGAATTACTGTGTATGAGCTGAGTCTCTTTAGGgcattgttgtgtttttcagttgtttttacGACAGAAACTTATGACAACCCACAGCCCAGTGGCTCCTTTGTTTAAATCCTGACTCAGCTCTAGTAATTTGTTGTTCATGCTGTAATGTGTTAAGGCTGATGTACAGTAGTTTGTGATGAAGACGTCAAATGCAGTGATCTGCTCCCAGGGTTATGTACAGCCTGTTTCTTATCACTGTGTGCGATAAATTGTTCAGGTAACAGACTGTGCGAGCACCATGAAGTGTAATTAGATTATCAGGTTGACTTGGCTGAGGTTAAAGTGCATTATTTCTTCCAAGAtgtacggggaaaaaaaacaggtttgcGATTCGCTGATCACCGTGCATTTGTGCTTCTGTTTCCTGGTAACGTCACGGCCTGAGCGGTAAAGATAGCTAATTCGTGTGTACTGTAATAGTCTCGGTGGAGAGGGAGTAGCCCTACCTCCCGTGAGATGTTATCCATTCCACTCCGGGAGCCTGAAGTCAGTGTCAGCCTATTAACGACCTCCTTCTCAACTCAAAGGCAGGAAAAACGTGTTTACAGGCATTCTAATTTCGTCTGCCTTCCTCATTCCTGGCTGTTCGTCTGGCTGGGAGGCCATGGGTGACTCTGTGATCTCAGCCAGCGTTAAGGAGCCAGAGCTGAAGGGTACTGTGGAAGGCTCTGGCCTATTGAAAAGTGACGTGAGCATTTACCGCTGCCCCTTAATGGATAACGCTTTACCAGACCTGGTGAACAGCagtgcctctctctccaggtgtgTGGTGCCTGGGAAGGTGAGTTGGAGTGGGCATCATCCTGTTCTGGTGTCGGTGTCGGCCAGTTGTTTTCCTTGTTCAGTATAGTAAGACtcagtctcctgtgtgtttgagtcaGTCCATGTCAGCGTATGAGTGGAGGTGTATCTTTACATGTGTGTCTTCTGTGTTgtgctttatttgttttatgagggcatgagtgtgtctgtgtttgaatgtAAGTCTGAatacatgtgtatttgtgtttacgtgtgtgtttagggttcctctgcatttttgtaaatttgagAGGGAAGATGGAATCTGTTCTTTTAAATTTGTTTACGTTGCCAGGAAAACTTTGTCTGCTGTTTAGTAAACAGAAATTAGAGCTTCAGGGAGAATGAGTGTGAGAACTCTTGCTGGCTGTCTAGCCAAAGCTattacttgtgtgtgtgaatgtcaaCACTGAACTGATTTGCCAGGCTAGTTCACAGCGCTGCTGTGCCCTTGAATGTTATTATAATCATGACCTAGTTGTAGGggaaacacacatatactggACGTATCTCTAAAGGCACTTCATGATTCCCAGGTCTGTGTAAGCATGATATGAATGACACGTGATTTGTGTACCGACAAAGGTTCATTCAGGTCCGACACTGTAGCGATTCTGAGATTTAGTActtattttctaaatatttgaatgtgtcAAGGTGATTTATTTCATGTGACAGATTGTAAATGGTAATTCTACAATTCTACCTTCCAGCTCATAAAGGTAACGTTAGGACATAGATAAGACAATCCTCGTCATAGATCACCACTCAGTGAAATTAATGGTTCTTCATCTGAAGAGAGAACTTGTACCCTGCCTGTGCTGgatttttattgtcattttttaatgccACCCCTGGGTGTCATTACGTCAAcctgaacaaataaatatgtaaatgggaTGGGTGTGTGTCTCACTGATAAGGCTTAAAAGGAGGAACCAGTGTGTGCTCATCCCTCAGAACGGATATAAAACAgttattcattttcttctccTGGAACTTGTCATATTTTCCTTGTCAAAATATCACccttcaaacatttttattgaacttCTCTCAGGCAGAAACCAAGACACATCGGGCTGTTAAACTATACATATATTGACTGAGAATCATAAAACAATCTGTAAAAAATTGCACAGATCCGTCAGTAGAGGTATTATGAGAAAACTAAGTTTAAGTTTATGTCTTAATGGTCTAGCTAactgtgatggattggcaacctgtccagggtgtattctttcCTCTTGcccaatgaatgctgggataaGATCCAACCCCAATAATATATCTACAGTAATCTACAGTAATATATCTTTCATGGAAATTAAACACTAATATTCAGAAGAAGTGGTTGCTTTATATATGACACAGAAATCACTGTGGGCATATAACTATTTTCAAGGCCCAATAAATCTGATTAATCATGAATGATGAAAATGTTGAAGTCTATTCTCTGGGTAGGGTCATTTCTCAAGCCTGGCAGTAACATAGCAGAGGGTCAATGCTATCAAAATATTGTTAAATGTCATACTAAATCATATTATTGACTATGTAGTTCTCTGTGTAAAACATGAGGGTAGGGTAATCAATAGCAGCTTTGAAACCTTTTCAAAGTTATTGGAAAAGCATCACTGCGGATACTTAAAGCATAGTAAATCTTACGAGTCACAGAAATGAAGGATCTTATTCTGTGCATTTAAGAATTGATGCTATGTGCATAGGATGTAAGCATTTAAGGTTGCCCTGTTACCATATATCCCAACATTACCATTTTTGTTAAgcattgtaatttattttgtgcgTTACAGTGTTTTGATTGCAATTTCTATTTTTACAGTGATTTTCCTCCAAAGTACTGCATGGAAAGGGGTTATTTTCCTTTCATGCTTTTATTTGGTCGCACCAAACTGGGGAACACTTGGAAATCTCGGAAAATGCCAAGCAGTTGGAAGCACTTCCATATTTCCAGTGGACAAATGATGAAAGACCTAAACAAAGAGCAGATGGCCTTTGTTTCTTACTGGAGAAAGTTAGACCTTTAAACTTTAGTGTGATCACCGCAATTTTTAGCAAGCCATCTGCAATCTTTCATATAGTTCCTGTAACATTATCTGCTATTATATGCTAACCAGGCTATCAATAAGCATAGCTCAGCTAGCATGCTATATAGCTAGTTTTATTACTGCAATTTTATTGTACCTTTTAACACAATTTACAGCTGTGTTTTGTTAAAACATTGATTTGTTAGGTGCATACGTACTTGTGCAACTTCAATGTCTGTTTAGTGCCATCTCATGGTTAATGTTCTTCATAGCCTTGGGGAGTGGGCatctctgtgttctgtagcATGAAGCATTCTTCAGTTGGTGTTGTTGTTTACTTCCTGATTGGTTCAGTATTTCACTGAAGAGAAGTTATTCAGGATGAGTTTTCATGTCAAACCTCATTAGTTTCTACATAAAGGGGCCTgggtttttatcatttttacttATTAGTTTAGTGGAACAATGAGATCACAGATGCAGGCGAAGAACAAACAGGGCTACTTCTCAAAATGAGCACAGAAAAGTGCATCTCCAGAGGAGGCATTTAATCGTGTATAACAACCGTGTTACATAAGTGTACATCCCACGTATACAAAGGGTTTCATTCTGGCCGCAAAGCACACATGGTTACATTTTTTCAGACTTTGAAGTAACCAGTGACTGGCCATGTAAATGAATCACAAGTGTTTTGCAATCTTGTTATCTTGCTCAATGTGGTGCACAATTTACATAAGTTAATTTTTACggaattcatttcatttcatttctcttcTGCTTCGTACCTCCAAACATGTTCACTCCTATCCCCCAGCCTTTATGGCTGGCTCTGTCCAACAGGGCATGACAATGCCATTTGTAAGACCAAGATGTCCCTCTCTGCCCACTGCAGGTCCCTTGTCCACCTTTGTCTAAGTGTAATGGGACTTGACGCCGCTCTGGCAAACAGCTTATTTAGGGCTGTGGACACTAGCCTCCGTCTGTGCCTCTAGGCTCCAGTGCCTgcagagtttttctttttaagggGCTTGGCTCCACACATGCTCATTCACTATATTGTTTTTGTGGTCTgaatgcttttattattattccaccatTATTCTAAACAACCATTACCCCAAGTCCATTGTTGAGGTTTTGATTGAACGCTGTTCAACAGAGCAAAATCTTTCACTGTATGGGAAATGTTCAGTAAAGTGCTTTTGCTATGATGTGTAGTTTGGGTGGAATATTGAAACTTACTGTGCTTCTCTCATGGAAAGGAACATTATTGTGATTTACTCTTGCATCTGTAGTAGCAGTGAAACAAGGCGTGGTAAGGGCTGGGAGGGAGTGGGGACAGTGGAACGGTCAGTACTTGCTGACGGAGTGACGGTGAAGCGGGGGCAGTACTTGCTGACAGAGCAATCCCTTCACTCTGTGCAGGCGTTGGAGGCGGAGCGGGCGCTAACGGCCGAGCTGCAGGCTTTCAAACAGGGCTTCCGCGAACAGGGCTGCTCTGGGTCccgggacgaggagctgatcaGCGCCATGAAGGAGCAGGTGAGGTACAGGCCCTGGGAGAGCCGCAGGCTTCTGTTGCCCCTGTTGCCCTTCAGTTTCTTAGGTAAAGACAGTTAATCTTCAGTCCCTACTGCTGCTGTGTAGTTAAAACGGACTCTGTTTAAAAGTGGTCTACGTGACAAACTTTTTTTGCGTTCGGATGCTACAACTTATATATGCTTACATGCCCATTCAGGGGAAAACACagctaaacaaaaataatacagcCAAAAAGTAAAATCGCTAAATAATAGGCCCTCTTCCCCTCACCTGTCCGAGTCACAGGCGTGACaagcgtgcgcgcgtgtgtgtgtgtggctgtgttcagGTGGCGTGTCTGTCGCAGAAGAACCAGTCTCTGGAGCAGCGGCTAGAGGCGGTGTGTCAGGAGAATGCGGGCCTGCAGGACAGCCTGGCCTCCCTGCACAAACACCTGGttctgcaggaggagcagggccTACAGCGCACTCAGCAGGTATTTCGGCCTCTCTGCTCGCTCGTTAACTCATCGCTCAAGACCTCGCGGAATGGCGATAGTCCACTCCCCTGGTTTCAGCATGCGTTTCGGCATCGTTTCAGGTTTCATTTGTTGCCATAACTGGCGTTGCAGCATTCCATATTTTTCTGGCACTGTCAAGCTCTTCTCTATTTGTGAACACAAACCAGAATGACAGGGTTTATTTTACGTGGGGATTATGCTACATGAATATGATTGTGTATGTTCtatgcaggtgtgtttgtgtgactttGTATTAtagcgtatgtgtatgtgtacgtacctgtgtgagtgagggTTTGGGTATTTATATGGGTATTTGAGTGtaattacgtgtgtgtgtgtgtgtgtgtgtgtgtgtaggtgtgtatatctgtgttttaagcaggtgtgaATTTCTATGGgtatttgagtgtgtttgtgtgttggtgggtgtATCTGTATATCTCTTTGTGAGGGTGAGTGTAAACGTGAGCTCgatatgcgcatgtgtgtccTTTGTGACACTGctcttgtctgtgtgtatgtgtagctgGCAGACgttgagagagaggtggaggtgtcACGTGGGAGgaaccagcagctgcaggaacaggtggagcagctgcaggaggagatcTCCATGCAGGAGTCTGGGCGGGGCGAAGCATCTCTGCTGTCTGAACTGGAGCAGAGCTTCAGTAACATGAGCTGGAGTCAGGACAAGGAGCAGGTAAACCCCACTCAGCAGGCCTGTCCAGTGTAAAGGACACCCTGCCACTGGAGCATTTCTATAACACTACTGTACCTACTTGGCTGTTTGCGCTGTGGGCAAGATGAGACATGCCCAGTGCCGAGCAGGAGGAAACGAGGAACAGAAATGATGTCGAATTCAGGGTCACTTAGATAGCCTGGTGCCTGGCCTCTCTCAGGACATGTGATCTCTAAGGGAAGAGACTGTTCTCTGGTGGATTGAAAGACAGATTAGGAGACAGCAAAAatacagatagacagacagatggagatGGGTTGGAGCACTGAAGTTGCTTTGTTGTTTGAACTTTATGTACATGGTTGGATTTAGAAAGATCACTTCAAGGAAATCCCCTTTAATCAGCCGTGGGTGTATGACATGGAAAGAACCTACTGCTCACATTTTCCCTTGTTGAAACAAAGCTAATTTGGGACTGTGTCATATGTTATAGTTTCTTTCGAATAAAACATACTTAGAGATCATCTGCATAGTACTTGACAAAGTATTATAACAGGTGGACCACTGTGTTATTTGGATGTACTCTGAATCTAAAACAATAGACCAACAACATTCTGAAGGTTGCTGTCCACTTAAAAGTACCACAGCGCTATTATTTTTGGCTGTTCGTTGGATTGTTGCACTTTTTCCTTTTAGCTGTTCTTCCTTTGTCAcatatttcctgtttatttaaaaggcTTTCTATGAAACTTCCCACATCTGCCTATTAGCAACCAGACAACGCAAGTGAAGTAGGTGTTATACAGGATGTGTAAGTTCACCTGGGAAGAAATGTGATGCAGTtggatttcctgtttttgtcattGCTGCGCTTTCCATCACAACAACTACATAATGCCTGTCATCTCTCTTGCTCTTATTGAGgcagtagtttttttaaataaatggcattCTGTGCTGCtaaaatgatttatatatatatatatatagttttgcTTTCAtactttaatttttattaatatacGTTTTCTTATGACAGTACtgcttacattaaaaaaaataatttttggggAATTGGCTCTGGTCAAAGCTTAAGGCAACGATCCTAAAAAACAGGCTGCTTTGACATGGATGTGTTCCCCCTGCCCCAGGTGAAGGAGGAAGTGCTGTCCGTCCTGAAGGTCCTGCTTCCCCTGACGGAGCAGGAGGAGACCCCGGGGGAGTCCCTGTGGCCGGAGAGCCTGGACGGCGCTGTGCTCCAGCTCAGAACCGTGGCTCACCGACTCGCCTGCAGCCGGGACCCTCAGGTGAGACCCCCAGCACGGCTGCGCCAGACCCGCACCGCAGCAgttcacctcacctcacctcaccccatTTTAGGGAACTTACCCAGTGACTGTGGACATATAATGGCCACAAccaaacacagtttaaaaaaggcTGTATGATGTCAGTGCTTTGCTCTTTATTTTGATTGGGAGTCCTGACGTCGGTCTTACTGAGACAAAGAGAGATAACGGAATGTGGCCTGCATTCTCTTAGTGAACAGTGAATGCATGTTCTATTTTTAACTTCAGTCTGGACACCAGAGAATGTTTTGTTAGGTTGCTTTATTTTTGACCTTAAACAACTTGTATTCAACAAATGTGTCCATGTGACCACACCCAGTGTTTCAGTTCACTTGTGCCCTCTCTAAAAGTGATCTGATCTGATGTCTACCTCCTTTATTTGAAGCCAGTGCCCTTACTGCTCCATTGATGTGGTGTTTGCACAGGCACTTATGAATGGACAATGTTGTGTGTGAATGAACACTGgtggatttttttctgtgcttgttACATAAAACTGACGAGAGGCTAACATTAGATCTCTGGGTGACATTGCTTCTCCTCTTCCCCTGTTGAGCAGCGATGAACCAGTTCACTGCCTGTGAAAGCACGGATGTCTTACACAGAAGTGGCCTGTGAAAGGAGTTTAGGACACTGACATTGTGATCAGAAACATAAGCCTCACGGTGTGCAGAGAGCCTTTCCTCGTCCACCCAGAACAAAGGGGCACATAGGGGCCACAGACCTCAGGGATGACTGCCACTGACACCTGATCTGCGTGTAACGTTCTGTCTCTCAGGAGCTGAATGCCCCCTTTGTTGGCAGTGTGCGTGAGAACGCCGACCTGATACAGGAGCTCCGGGATCAGGTAACGAGCGCTTGTGTTGTTCAAGCCGTTGTCCAGGATGGCGGAAATAGAGCAGGAACCATCAATCTGTGCCAATCTGGTTTATCGCCCTGCCTTCCAGCAGGGATTTAATGTGAATGGGCGAAACTGTTGTTACTCAGCAATTTGAACAAAAGTGCTTGAAAGTGAATTCATCAGTTTAGTTCTGCACACAAAGTGGAAATCAGGTACGCTCATTCCCATGCAGCTCATGcagtctatttttaaaatgtttttttcaatattatatGTCAGCATtgtagaactccattgctttcaattaccagtagggattgttaagaacattctgttctcatgtttgtgatcttacaccttaaagggttgaCGTGGACTTTAAatggaattttattttgaatgtgtatgCGCGTGATCAAACCACATGGCCTGTTTTCATACTGGTTCAACTAGCTCAGCATGTGGTCTGTGCGCCACCATGTGGTCATATTTGGATTTATTATTCGGTTTATAAAATAAAGGCATTATGCGGCAGTATATTTGAAGTAGCGTAATGATAAATGGCATTATGCTAATTACAgatatacagtgccctcaatAATTATTGACACCATCAATTAATATGGACAAACATTATTGATGAAATTCACTATCATTTATCAAATGGTTTCTATGTAATAAGAGGATTATATGACTGCACAGAGAATGAAATCCTTAACACTTGTATTTCTTACTTTGTGCACACTCCCTTTGCCAAGATAGCTGCACTGTGTCTTCTCCTATTATATTTGATGAGGTGAGAGAACACATATCAAGGGATATGAGACCATTCCTCCATGTAGTCCTCTTCCAGGCAGGTTTATCCCACTGTTTTAAACTTATTCATTACTGCTCTAATAGTGAAGATGGGTATTTTCAGGCTATTTGCTATTTTTTATGGCTATTGACTGATTCATGGCATTGCACATTTTGTCTTGTTCcgtctgtgtgttctctgacCTTCCCTGCGTTAATGGTTGACGAAGGGAACTTGGAATGTGTGTCACCTCATATTTATCTCCCCGTTATGGCTGCCTGCTTAAGAGCTCCAATGAACTTAATTCATGTAAAATATAGATACCAGTATACTTCTATTATATatgtttcaaaataatttctatgGATGCAATACTTGAGAGAGatttattgtgtattatttatttctatatgaagaaatgtattttctctgaaaaattTTACCTCAATGGAAGGTTAGAATTCTCTCATATTTTGGGTGCAAGTTGATAAAAATCGATGACAATTTCAATAGActtttttgctcatctttaccAAATGTGCAAACAATTCTGAGATACACAAGGATGATCCTGGACTGTTGAAGGTCTTATGAGTTCAGGTTGATGCTTCGGATACTAATGTCGGTCAAAGAAAtgtcataataaaaatactaaGTAGGTGTTgacaaacataaatatattttcaggcagagacaggaaacagtcctcaaaaacacattattgcaAGCACCCTCCCACGCACCATTTTTCCAGGAATGTTCTGCTGTGTATTTTTGgtagcagaaaaaaatgtatactagGGACTCACTTTCAGTCCATCTGAGTGAAACAattatgaacaataataaaGTAAACCGAAGGAGCAAgatgtgtttgtactgtatgtggttACAAAGAGAAACCAAACCACTGGgtgtatttatttcaatgcatACACTGGGGTATGGTGTAATCAAGCATGCATAGTAAGTAAGAAAATGAACTGCTCTAAAAGCATTGGCCCACAGTGACTCACCCTTGAATGGGCCGGGTGGACTCCTACAAACCAATTAGTCAAATTGAACATCTCCTTttccacctccccccacccccttctctcaCAGAACGCTAAGCTGATGGCAGAGAACTCTGAGCTGAAGAGCCGGGTGGAGAACAGCCGGGAGAGGGAGCTGGCACAGCAGGCCATACGGGACCGAGATGAAGCCATCGCAAAGTGAGTGGGCTGGCTGAGGCCCAGGCTCTCAGGTTTCTTTCAGTCTGTTCtgtattagaaaaaaaacacttgagaCGTGAACATGAACGAGCGAGCCATACGATGCCCGTTTCCTCTTTGCTGCGAGCAGGAAGAAAGCCATGGAGGCAGAGCTGCTGCGCAGCAAGAACGACATGATGTCCCTGAACAATCAGCTGCTGGAGGCCATTCAGCGCAAGCTGGAGCTGTCCCAGGAGCTGGAGGCCTGGCAGGTGAGCAGCCAGGGACACTGGGCAGGAAGGCCCACGCGTGACCCCTCACTGGTCACCTCCCACCAGTGTCAGTTACAAAGCTAATGTGGCCTTGTTACACGGTCAGGGCCTGGGGCGTCACGGTTTTTTCCACACCAGCAGTTTAAAGAGCGAGTGTTTAAATGTGAGTGGCAGCTGGCCCTGTGTCAGAATGCTCGCCAGGCGAGGGGAGCCAAGGCCATCTGCTTGGGACTCGGTGCCATCTTGCGTTTTTAGAAGAGCTCCAGTGGTTAGTAAATTTGTCTCACTGCAAATTGAAGTGTTAGTTTTTCGTATCACTGGGAACAGTCTGATTTTGATGAAGGTATTCTCTATATTCACAGGATGACATTCAGGTGATCCTCAACCAGCAGCTGCAAAGCCAACAGCTGTCAGAGACAGGCGTGAAGaagagcagcaacagcagcacaaacCGACTAGCCTTCCTGCGTCGGTCCAGCACCCCCAAGCTGGAGcgccaacaccccccctcccccacctcctcctcccgtACCTCGGAGAGGAAAGACTGGAGAGACTGGCTGAAACGGGGGAAGACTGGCCAGCACGGAAACTGAACCCTGGCATGGCGGGCACCATCAGCCATCGGGCTGCCAGCTAGCGCGGAGCCCACAAACGGCTCACGGTTGACGTGGGCGTGCTGCTGAACTCCCATCTCTGAAATGGCGAGTCTGCGCTCAGACGCTGAAGCGAGAAAGAAAAGCTTCATGGGGAAATCATTTTGGGTTGAACTTATTTTTTACTGTACGTATggccatatttttattttcttatttttggaTATTCTATGCTGTACTTTGAAAGTTCAGTTGAACTttgaacattcatttaaatcagACCACTAGGATCA is a window of Anguilla rostrata isolate EN2019 chromosome 9, ASM1855537v3, whole genome shotgun sequence DNA encoding:
- the si:ch211-235m3.5 gene encoding BICD family-like cargo adapter 1 isoform X1 — translated: MSRVQEWGFKSHRMELDEEFYSFDYAEELSGYQDHNELLTALKQKEDEVILAAELGNALLLENRQLKEENDKLHEQYSDKLEEFEQNRHELRVKLDSCETAWENQVAELERDVQELTVQTERLTQALSEAERDKKQTQREQADESNRLKEQLNKALEAERALTAELQAFKQGFREQGCSGSRDEELISAMKEQVACLSQKNQSLEQRLEAVCQENAGLQDSLASLHKHLVLQEEQGLQRTQQLADVEREVEVSRGRNQQLQEQVEQLQEEISMQESGRGEASLLSELEQSFSNMSWSQDKEQVKEEVLSVLKVLLPLTEQEETPGESLWPESLDGAVLQLRTVAHRLACSRDPQELNAPFVGSVRENADLIQELRDQNAKLMAENSELKSRVENSRERELAQQAIRDRDEAIAKKKAMEAELLRSKNDMMSLNNQLLEAIQRKLELSQELEAWQDDIQVILNQQLQSQQLSETGVKKSSNSSTNRLAFLRRSSTPKLERQHPPSPTSSSRTSERKDWRDWLKRGKTGQHGN
- the si:ch211-235m3.5 gene encoding BICD family-like cargo adapter 1 isoform X2, whose product is MGDSVISASVKEPELKGTVEGSGLLKSDVSIYRCPLMDNALPDLVNSSASLSRCVVPGKALEAERALTAELQAFKQGFREQGCSGSRDEELISAMKEQVACLSQKNQSLEQRLEAVCQENAGLQDSLASLHKHLVLQEEQGLQRTQQLADVEREVEVSRGRNQQLQEQVEQLQEEISMQESGRGEASLLSELEQSFSNMSWSQDKEQVKEEVLSVLKVLLPLTEQEETPGESLWPESLDGAVLQLRTVAHRLACSRDPQELNAPFVGSVRENADLIQELRDQNAKLMAENSELKSRVENSRERELAQQAIRDRDEAIAKKKAMEAELLRSKNDMMSLNNQLLEAIQRKLELSQELEAWQDDIQVILNQQLQSQQLSETGVKKSSNSSTNRLAFLRRSSTPKLERQHPPSPTSSSRTSERKDWRDWLKRGKTGQHGN